In Rhodanobacter humi, the following are encoded in one genomic region:
- a CDS encoding DUF1272 domain-containing protein, which yields MLELRPTCEHCDKPLPPDSTDAMICSYECTFCRDCVARLHDVCPNCGGGFVPRPIRPAREWRSGVFLGRQPAGDKRVFKPVDLVAHDGFAARLRELPPERR from the coding sequence ATGCTGGAACTGCGCCCCACCTGCGAACACTGCGACAAGCCGCTGCCGCCCGATTCGACGGACGCGATGATCTGTTCGTACGAGTGCACGTTTTGCCGCGACTGCGTGGCGCGCCTGCACGACGTCTGCCCGAACTGCGGTGGCGGCTTCGTGCCGCGGCCGATCCGTCCCGCGCGGGAGTGGAGAAGCGGCGTGTTCCTCGGCCGCCAGCCGGCCGGCGACAAGCGCGTGTTCAAGCCGGTGGATCTCGTGGCGCACGATGGCTTCGCCGCGCGCCTGCGCGAGCTGCCGCCCGAACGGCGCTGA
- a CDS encoding S10 family peptidase — protein MRKLPLAAAVAALLLSTAVVADTGKKHDKEQPANAPDAALVKPQSSTSEGSVSVEGHGINYKAVAGTLVLHGSGDKEHEPTVSMFYVAYFKKGAKAGERPVTFIYNGGPGSATVWLHMGAFGPRRVVTADDTHTPAAPYQLVNNSYSLLDASDLVFIDAPGAGFSRLIADDKDPAKRAEQMKDREKAIYGVDGDGHAFAQFITQFLSKYGRWNSPKYLFGESYGTTRSAVVSNILTNEDSVDLNGVILLSQILSFDNSIDGPETNPGVDQPYELALPTYAATAYYHHRLPSPPADLDTLLSEVEQFATGEYAQALMAGSTLDAARKQAIAEKLHQYTGLPAAYWVKANLRVSGGMFEHELQANDDTTTGRLDTRFSGPSLDPLSKESEYDPQSSAISSAYIAAFNDYVRKDLKFGDGQHYREYADIHHWDMSHKAPGSHEALQQSTNVMPDLAMAMKTDPDLKVMLNGGYYDLATPFYAAEYEMHHLPIPDSLQQNISYHWYPSGHMVYAHEPSLKKLHDNVARFIESTDNVKH, from the coding sequence ATGCGCAAACTGCCCCTCGCCGCGGCTGTCGCCGCCCTGCTGCTCAGCACCGCCGTCGTCGCCGACACCGGCAAGAAGCACGACAAGGAGCAGCCGGCCAACGCGCCTGACGCGGCCTTGGTGAAGCCGCAGTCGTCGACCAGCGAGGGTTCGGTGTCGGTGGAAGGGCACGGCATCAACTACAAGGCGGTGGCCGGCACCCTGGTGCTGCACGGCTCCGGCGACAAGGAGCACGAGCCCACGGTGAGCATGTTCTACGTCGCCTACTTCAAGAAAGGCGCGAAGGCGGGCGAGCGGCCGGTCACCTTCATCTACAACGGCGGCCCCGGCTCGGCCACGGTGTGGCTGCACATGGGCGCGTTCGGGCCCAGGCGCGTGGTGACCGCCGACGACACCCACACGCCGGCCGCGCCCTACCAGCTGGTCAACAACAGCTACAGCCTGCTCGACGCCTCCGACCTGGTGTTCATCGACGCGCCGGGCGCGGGCTTCAGCCGGCTGATCGCCGACGACAAGGACCCGGCCAAGCGCGCCGAGCAGATGAAGGACCGCGAGAAGGCGATCTACGGCGTGGACGGCGACGGCCACGCGTTCGCCCAGTTCATCACCCAGTTCCTGTCGAAGTACGGTCGCTGGAACTCGCCGAAGTACCTGTTCGGCGAGAGCTACGGCACCACCCGCTCGGCGGTGGTCTCGAACATCCTCACCAACGAGGACAGCGTGGACTTGAACGGCGTGATCCTGCTGTCGCAGATCTTGAGCTTCGACAACAGCATCGATGGCCCGGAGACCAACCCCGGCGTGGACCAGCCCTACGAGCTGGCGTTGCCCACCTATGCCGCCACCGCGTACTACCACCACCGGCTGCCGTCGCCGCCCGCCGACCTCGACACCTTGCTGAGTGAAGTGGAGCAGTTCGCCACCGGTGAATACGCGCAGGCGCTGATGGCCGGCAGCACGCTGGACGCCGCGCGCAAGCAGGCGATCGCCGAGAAGCTGCACCAGTACACCGGCCTGCCCGCGGCGTACTGGGTGAAGGCGAACTTGCGCGTCTCCGGCGGCATGTTCGAGCACGAGCTGCAGGCGAACGACGACACCACCACCGGCCGCCTCGACACCCGCTTCTCCGGCCCCTCGCTGGACCCGTTGAGCAAGGAGTCCGAATACGATCCGCAGTCCTCGGCGATCAGCTCGGCCTACATCGCCGCGTTCAACGACTACGTACGCAAGGACCTGAAGTTCGGCGACGGCCAGCACTACCGCGAATACGCCGACATCCATCACTGGGACATGTCGCACAAGGCGCCCGGCAGCCACGAGGCGCTGCAGCAGTCCACCAACGTGATGCCCGACCTCGCGATGGCGATGAAGACCGACCCCGACCTCAAGGTGATGCTCAACGGCGGCTACTACGACCTCGCCACGCCGTTCTACGCCGCCGAGTACGAGATGCACCACCTGCCGATCCCCGACTCGCTGCAGCAGAACATCTCCTACCACTGGTACCCCTCCGGCCACATGGTCTACGCCCACGAGCCCTCGCTGAAGAAACTCCACGACAACGTGGCGCGCTTCATCGAGAGCACGGACAACGTGAAGCACTGA
- a CDS encoding GNAT family N-acetyltransferase: MEIRLLGRHDAPAYQALRLQALRDSPQAFSASVEDEANRSLDEVVTRIVPAADGSVCTLGIFVDGELAGFVALLHPQRAKLRHCAELAGMYVAPAYRRRGCGAALLRAVIAHARAIDGVRQLGLSVNATNMAAKALYRAMGFTCWGVQPQALRIAGVFHDEEHMQLRFDP; the protein is encoded by the coding sequence ATGGAAATCCGCTTGCTCGGCCGCCACGACGCACCCGCCTATCAGGCGCTGCGCCTGCAGGCATTGCGCGACAGCCCGCAGGCGTTCAGCGCCAGCGTCGAGGACGAGGCGAACCGCAGCCTAGACGAGGTGGTGACGCGCATCGTGCCCGCCGCGGACGGCTCGGTCTGCACGCTGGGCATCTTCGTCGACGGCGAACTGGCCGGCTTCGTGGCCCTGCTCCATCCGCAACGGGCAAAGTTGCGCCACTGCGCCGAGCTGGCGGGCATGTACGTGGCGCCGGCGTATCGCCGGCGCGGTTGCGGCGCCGCCCTGCTGCGGGCGGTGATTGCGCATGCGCGCGCCATCGACGGCGTCCGCCAGCTCGGGCTCAGCGTCAATGCCACGAACATGGCGGCGAAGGCGCTGTACCGCGCGATGGGCTTCACGTGCTGGGGCGTGCAGCCGCAGGCGTTGCGGATAGCCGGCGTGTTCCACGACGAGGAACACATGCAGTTGCGCTTCGATCCCTGA
- a CDS encoding EamA family transporter, whose amino-acid sequence MIYVLASAICSVLVSVLLKLARRYGLDIGQAVAWNYVAAGALAALLLPAPLAPLRQAGAPWFALLGLGVLLPLIFLALGASVRHAGIVRSDAAQRLSLLLSLLAAFLLFGERLDATKALGCVLGLAALLGMVWRSERGHDANASARWLWPLVVFAGFGAIDVLFKRVAAAHVPLGTSLVAMFALALVVAFALAAWRAVRSGARFRLRNALGGLLLGLFNFGNILFYLRAHRALPQHPALVFASMNLGVVVLGALTGVLLFREQLSRINLAGLGLALLAIALLAWA is encoded by the coding sequence ATGATCTACGTGCTGGCGAGCGCGATCTGCAGCGTGCTGGTGTCGGTGCTGCTGAAGCTGGCGCGACGCTACGGGCTGGACATCGGCCAGGCGGTGGCGTGGAACTACGTGGCGGCAGGCGCGCTCGCCGCGCTGCTGCTGCCCGCCCCGCTGGCGCCACTGCGCCAGGCGGGCGCGCCGTGGTTCGCGCTGCTGGGGCTGGGCGTGTTGCTGCCCCTGATCTTTCTCGCGCTGGGCGCCTCGGTACGGCATGCGGGCATCGTGCGTTCGGACGCGGCGCAGCGGCTATCGCTGCTGCTCTCGCTGCTGGCGGCGTTCCTGCTGTTCGGCGAGCGGCTGGATGCGACCAAGGCGCTGGGTTGCGTGCTGGGCCTCGCCGCGCTGCTCGGCATGGTGTGGCGATCGGAACGCGGCCACGATGCAAACGCTTCGGCGCGCTGGCTGTGGCCGCTCGTGGTGTTCGCCGGCTTCGGTGCGATCGACGTGCTGTTCAAGCGCGTGGCCGCGGCGCACGTGCCGCTGGGCACGTCGCTGGTCGCGATGTTCGCGCTGGCGCTGGTGGTGGCGTTCGCGCTGGCGGCGTGGCGGGCGGTGCGCAGCGGTGCGCGCTTCCGCCTGCGCAACGCGCTTGGCGGCCTGCTGCTGGGCCTCTTCAACTTCGGCAACATCCTGTTCTACCTGCGCGCGCACCGCGCGCTGCCGCAGCATCCGGCGCTGGTGTTCGCCAGCATGAACCTGGGCGTGGTGGTGCTGGGCGCGCTGACCGGCGTGCTGCTGTTCCGCGAACAGCTGAGCCGCATCAACCTCGCCGGGCTGGGGCTGGCACTGCTGGCGATCGCCTTGCTGGCCTGGGCCTGA